ACGGCGCCAAGGTCGGTGACGTCGTGCGCGCCGATGCCGAGTTCGATGTGGACGGAATCGACATCGTGAGCGTGCAGGCCCCCAAGGAGGACAGTCGGCGCGAGCCGGAGCGGATCGAGCTGGTGTCGTCGGGACCCACCGACGATCAGCTCGTCACCACGACCCTGGCACCCAAGGGACGGGGTGGCCGCGGCCGCGGCGACGAAGGTCGGCGCAAGCCCCGAAAGGGTCGTCCCGACGAAGGTGGCGACCGCCCACGTCGCGAGCGCCGCCCCCGCCCCGACGGTGGCGACCGGGAGGGCAAACCCCGCGGTGAACGTCGCAATCGGCCGGCACCACCCCCGGTCCCCGAAAAGCCCAAGCCCAAGCGCCTGCGACCGCTGCGCCACCACCGCAACGCCGTCCTCGACTCGTTGCCCGAGGCCGAGCGCCCCATCGCCGAACAGGTGCTCCGGGGTGGGGTGCCCGCGGTCCGTCAGGCGGTCGACAAGCAGAACGAGCAGGCCGTGTCCGAGGGACAGCCCACCATCAAGGCCGAGCCGCTGGTGGCCATCGCCGAGCGTCTGCTGCCCCAGCTACGCACGGCCGAGTGGCACGACCGCGCTGACGCCGCGCTCAAGAACCTCGACGAGCTCGATCTTCGGGATCTGCGCTCGGTGGTGGTGGCCGCCGACACCGCCGCCCGCGATGACGAGACCCGCGAGCTGGCGGCCACACTCCGCGAGGGACTGAACCGTCGGGTCGAAGAAGAGCACCAGGCCTGGCTCGGCGAGCTCGACGAGACCCTCTCCGCCGGTCGGGTCGTTCGGGCGCTGCGACTCAGCTCCCGTCCACCCAAGGCGGGTGCTCCCCTCCCGCCCGGGCTCGCCCAGCGTCTGGCCGATGCTGCCAGCGCGGCGTTCGGGCCCGAGGTCACCCAGGAGCGGTGGGCGACCGTGCTCGACGCGGTGACCTACTCCCCCGTCCGCCAGCACGTCACCCCCGCCGCGTTCCCCGAGCAGCCCTCCGACGAACTGCTCGCCGCGGTCCGCAAGGTGGCCAGCCGGGTGCCGGCCATCGCCGCCCACTTCGGCATCGAGGCCACCGAGGCCGGCGGCCGGCGCGGCCGGGGTCGGTCCAAGTCGACCGGCAAGGGCCGTGTGCCCGCTCCGCCGCCCGCGCCCGAACCCGCGCCCGAGGCGGCCGATCAGGACGAGGCGCCAGCAGCGGAACCCGCGCCGGCTGAGGCCTCCGCGGAGGCCTCCGAGGTGGCAGAGGCCGTCGAGGAGGCCACCGAACCCTCCACCGGCGAGTCCGACACCAGCGAACCCTCCACCACCGAACCCTCCACCAGCGAGACCGACACGAGCGAGACCGACACGAGCGAGACCGAGGTTCAGGACGGGTCCGACAGGACCTGACCGCCAACCGCGTCGAGGATCACAGCCGGCGTCGGTGCCACCTCGTCGCCAGGGCGGGGCGAGGCCCTGGGATTCCATCCGGCCAGCACGAACCGGCACCCGACGGCCGCGGCGGCCGCCCGGTCGTGGTCGGTGTCGCCGACATAGAGCACCTCCCCCGCCGACAAGCCGAGATCCTCGAGCACCACGTCCAGGCGCTTGGATCCCCCGAAGGCATCGGCGAACCAGGCCCGCTCGGGAACCCAGCCGAGTCTGGCCAGCTCGGCCCGTCCCGAGCGTGGATGCTTGTTCGAGCACAGCGCCCAGCGGTCGAGGCGGTCCAGCAAGGGCTCGACCCCGGCGAAGGGCTGCGCCGAGGTCGTGTCATAGACATCCAGGTAGGCGGCGAGCGAGAGGCCCAGCCGGGCGCACTCCTCGGCGATGACGTGGCCGAAGGTGACCGCGGCGCGGGCGACACCGAGGCGCTCGAAGGCGACGGTGAGCGCCTCGTCGGAGTCGAGCAGGGTGCCGTCGAGGTCGAACAGCACCAATCGCGGCGGTTCGATGCTCGCATGCGGACCTCGCCTGGTCGTCACCGGCAGGAGCATATCGGCGACCTCGGCCCCCGGACTGGGCGCAGCGTCGTCGGTGCACCTAGCGTGGCGCCCATGATCGACTACGAGACCAGAGGGCACACCGCCCTCATCACCATCAACCGGCCCGAGGCGCGCAACGCGGTCAACGCCGACGTCGCGTCGGGACTCGAGGCCGCCATCGACCGGATGGAGGACGATGACGACATCTGGGTCGGGGTGCTCGCCGGCGAAGGTCCCGTGTTCAGCGCCGGGGCCGACCTCAAGGCGTTGTCGGGGGGTGGTGGCGGTGGTCTGAGCACCGAGCGTGGGGGGTTCGCGGGACTGGTGCAGCGTGAACGCTCCAAGCCGATCATCGCCGCGGTCGACGGTCCCGCGCTGGCCGGCGGAACCGAGATCGTCCTCGCTTGCGATCTGGTGGTGGCCTCGTCCCAGGCCCGCTTCGGCGTCCCCGAGGTGAAGCGCTCGTTGGTGGCCGCCGGAGGTGGTCTGTTCCGGCTCGCCCAGAAGCTCCCCGCCAACGTCGCCACCGAGCTGGTGGTGACCGGCGACCCGATCAGCGCCGAGCGTGCCCACCACTTCGGGCTCGTCAACGAGCTCTGCGAGCCCGGAAGCGCGGTGAGCGCCGCGCTCGACCTGGCCGAGCGGATCTCGGTCAACGCTCCCCTGGCGGTACGCGAGAGCCTGGCGGTGGTGCGGGCCAGCCGCCGGCTCGCCGACGAGGACGCGTTCAGGTTGTCGAACCAGGCCATGGGTCGGCTGGCATCGACCGAGGACTTCGCCGAAGGGCCCCTCGCCTTCATCGAGAAGCGCGACCCGGTCTGGAAGGGCCGCTAGCAGCCCGTCGTTGCCGCGTTCAGAGCACCCGGTCGATGATCTGGTGCTCGTAGAGGAACTGCTCGAGCCCCGCGGCCAATCGGCGCTCGACCACCTCGTCGAGGGGGACCCATGCTGCTTCGGCCGCGTCGTCACCAGCGACCGGTTCACCGGGATCGAGGCAGGTGACGGCGAAGTCGAGGATCACGAAGTGGTGGTCGTCGTCGATGCGTTCGACCCATCCGATGAGGTCGCCGCAGAACCCTTCGATGGCGGTCTCCTCGGCCAGCTCCCGCAGCACGGCCTCGGCGATGGTCTCCCCGGGGTCGACCCGCCCACCGGGAATGGCCCACTCCCCCGCTGCGGGTCCGTGGCCGCGCCGGATCATGAGCAGCCGATCCTGGTCGACCACGACCGCGCCGACGCACAGCTCGATGGGTGGGGGGCTGTCCGCAGTCATGGCTCGACGCTCCCGGACGGGTTGGAGCCGGCCAAGGGCCGGTGGACCACGATGGCTCGGGCCACGAGCCCGAACGATTCGAAGAAGTTCTTGGTCTCGCGGTTCCCGGGCAGGGCAAGACTGTCGATGCCGAGACAACCCCGTTCGTCGGCCCAGCCGAGCACTGCGTTCATCATCGTCTCGCCAACCCCGACCCCTCGGGCCTCGGGGTCGACGTAGAGGTCGTCGAGCATCGCCAGCAGGCCGCCGTCTCGCAGGACCTCGATTCGGACCGCGGCGTAGCCGACGACGACACCGTCGAGCTCGCCGACCACCACGTGGTGGTCCGAGTTGTCGATCGCCGCTGACAGCGAGGCTTCGACCGGTGCCGGGCGGGCCTCACGTCGAGCCCAGATCGCTCCGCCGCGGCTGGGTGTCAGCTCGGCGATGGCAGCCGTTGCCAGCTCGGCGATACGCTCGAGATCGCCGGGGGTTGCGGGGCGGGCCGTCTCCTCCACCGCTCAGCTGGCTTGGAGCTGGGCGATGCGGCTGAGGATGGTCATGCGCGAGCGGTGAGCCTGCTCGTAGGCCTGGACCCGGTCGAGCTCCTCGTCGGCAAGGTCGTCGAGGCGAGGCACGACCTGCGATGCCGACAGGTTGTCGTAGTCGGGGATCGGCAGCTCGTCGGTCGCAGGGGCGTTGCCGTCGACGACTCGCAGGCCGGGCGAAGGCGTGGTCTCGGGCGACCGAGATGCATCGGTCGGCGGGGAGGGCGATGTGGAGGCGGTCGAGGACTCGTCGGGGGCGTCGGTTCCGGCCAGGGGCGCGCCCGCGGCTCGAGCCACGGCCGCCAGCACCTCCTCCATCCGCTCGGCGGCGACCGATCGCAGCTGTTCGGCCTCCTGGCGACCGCGTGCGATGGCCATGGTGCCCACCGCCCGTGCGTTGTCGAGGTCACCGCGTCCCCGTTCGGCCA
This sequence is a window from Acidimicrobiales bacterium. Protein-coding genes within it:
- a CDS encoding NUDIX hydrolase encodes the protein MTADSPPPIELCVGAVVVDQDRLLMIRRGHGPAAGEWAIPGGRVDPGETIAEAVLRELAEETAIEGFCGDLIGWVERIDDDHHFVILDFAVTCLDPGEPVAGDDAAEAAWVPLDEVVERRLAAGLEQFLYEHQIIDRVL
- a CDS encoding HAD-IA family hydrolase; this translates as MTTRRGPHASIEPPRLVLFDLDGTLLDSDEALTVAFERLGVARAAVTFGHVIAEECARLGLSLAAYLDVYDTTSAQPFAGVEPLLDRLDRWALCSNKHPRSGRAELARLGWVPERAWFADAFGGSKRLDVVLEDLGLSAGEVLYVGDTDHDRAAAAAVGCRFVLAGWNPRASPRPGDEVAPTPAVILDAVGGQVLSDPS
- a CDS encoding crotonase/enoyl-CoA hydratase family protein; this translates as MIDYETRGHTALITINRPEARNAVNADVASGLEAAIDRMEDDDDIWVGVLAGEGPVFSAGADLKALSGGGGGGLSTERGGFAGLVQRERSKPIIAAVDGPALAGGTEIVLACDLVVASSQARFGVPEVKRSLVAAGGGLFRLAQKLPANVATELVVTGDPISAERAHHFGLVNELCEPGSAVSAALDLAERISVNAPLAVRESLAVVRASRRLADEDAFRLSNQAMGRLASTEDFAEGPLAFIEKRDPVWKGR
- a CDS encoding GNAT family N-acetyltransferase, producing the protein MEETARPATPGDLERIAELATAAIAELTPSRGGAIWARREARPAPVEASLSAAIDNSDHHVVVGELDGVVVGYAAVRIEVLRDGGLLAMLDDLYVDPEARGVGVGETMMNAVLGWADERGCLGIDSLALPGNRETKNFFESFGLVARAIVVHRPLAGSNPSGSVEP